The Halictus rubicundus isolate RS-2024b chromosome 6, iyHalRubi1_principal, whole genome shotgun sequence genome contains the following window.
AAAGTTTCCTCGTGCATAGACGTGGTCGTTTGCATTAATCGTTTGATATTTGTTTGTGAATATGTAATAAAGAAACTGATGATATCAATTATATATCAACATGATactatattttaaatatgtaattaattaataaaagaagTGAGTCATTTTTGGTATGTGTTGAATGAACTATTTTAGGAGAGTCGCTCTTGAAATACGAAAAAGATCATGCTTCCTCAGTAGTGGGAGGGGGAGGGAGCGTTCGAACGCGATGAAGGAGAAGAGAAACTATTGAGAAGCAAACTATTGGGCTATCTTTATACAACCGATATATAAATCTTTAGATATATCCTATTTATAATTTCCACAATGAATACTATTCAGAATTACGaattttaaccctcggactcctgctaGTTCTAGACTTATGccagagtcatttctgacctaATACATATTGACGGTTGCTCGAACTTATCCCAACCGCTACCGCAACAAACCACAAATGACTCTGGCATACCATATGGaggattaattataattatataaacgatataataaagaaaagaattatATAAACTTTACCATATAAGCATTATATGCATGGTAGAACATGTCTCGGGATTCCTCTCTGtaattgaaacaataaaattaataaaaatacaaatacgcaaagaattataaaattatatataaaaataaacaatGATACTAACTTCAATGCGTCACGTTCTTCCTTACTCATATATTCCAATGGGTCATCTTTAGATGCAACTAACAATGCTTGTATGCATCCAAACATAACTAACACCcaaattaaaaaatcacaagccatttttttatattagaaAATGTATTCCTCTTGATGTCAAGATCTTGTACTTATAATAGCACACATTGTCtttcataaatttttttatgtattttatcagAAGATCATTATAGCACAATAATCAATTCATTCTAGAGTATAAATGCACCTATTTACGACACGTTTCCCTTTTGTTAGTAATCCTTATCTTGGTTTCTTCTGCAACATGTTTTACAGGTCCAAGCACTGTGAACTTATTAAAATCAAATCTTCTGTACAGTattatgaatgaaacaaaaattcacACCACTTAGTCCATGTCATCGATTAAAAATAACTTTCAGTGCgcgtaaaaatatgaaaaataataatttaaattgagCACAGTCTTTAGGTTATaaaagttttaattatttttcacaaaatttgGTGATGTGTCAAAATATGACTGACAGATGGTAGAAGAGGTATTATATGATTGAATACAATACAACAAGAAATAAACCGGCAATAATAACAGGTGATCGCGTATTTTCATCAAGGCCAGATGATGTGGCTACTGTCAGTTTGCTGTTGTTCAAACGATTTTCCACCTCGAGCTGATATATACGTGTAGGCGACACCATATGTTTCGTAACACTTGTGATactgttattttatattaactATTCTTTATCCGAATCTGTCGTAGTCATATTAAAAACTGGGTGTTGAAAAAAAATCGAATTAAATGCAATGCTCTATTcacgactacgacgacgacgaacgtTTTCTTCGAAAAGCTAACCTCTTTATAAAAGCACAACTGAGTAGGAGAATCACGTGACTGCTATTTAGACAATTTATGGAAGTTTATCAGAAATTTAAATTGTTAAATAGTATGCAACATTTTGCGTCGATGTTATTCGctaattgaataatttttatttttatcttataAAAACTTCGAACATAATCTACatataaaacaaaatataaaaatatattaattacacaAAAATTTAAAGTGATCCGATTGAGTTGTGCTTGAAGCTTGAAGCGCGCATAAACCATTAAAGCCGGCGACAAAAGTGCCGTGCAATGAACCCATACTTTTCACGCTAAATATTGACAAAATTTTTCCGTAACTTTTTATTCAAGCGAATAATTTACTAAACGGAAAATGAAACTTCTAACGCATAATATGCTAACTTCAAAATGCCTGAAAGGCGTGACTGTTGGATACCCCTTAGGAATTGTTGTAAGTTTctaatgtatttaatattttaaggTTAATTCCGCTAAAAATTAGATAAGatctttataaaaaatattaacatttattttgtggAAATACTGATTAAGTGCAAATGTTTGatttgaataaaattatttttaacaacaaGAGTGtacgtataaaaatttataggcAAAAGATATCAAAGTATCGGAAGTGGACTTTAATTCAGAATTTATTGCAAGAATAATTCCAAAACTTGATTGGGCTACACTATGGAAAGCAGCAGAAAGTGTAAGTTTACTAAATATATTAAACTATAGAATTAGATATAAAGAATCTTAAATCTAAgaatctttacattttataGTTGTTAACTAAAATGTAAATATCTTTATACAAGTTTAAAATATTGTCAGAAAAgagtatttttaatataatgcTTGAAACTTTGTTAATAATGTACTCGTGTATACAATGAGTCATGAGAAATGAAATACTTAAGTATTGGTTGGAATTAAAGGtaggaaaaatattgatgataatatttttttataacaatatggaagataatagaaaaagaaaagtttaattatttttgttgagtGAGCAGtaatattatatttcaattttattcatcATAAATGTGTTAACAGAAACATACGCAATTTGATTTCTTAATCTTCCGTCACTGGCACATGGACTCATTTTCCACAGTGTACTTTGTTCTTGATTTGCAGAGAGTAGGGAAACTCTTCGACTCTGTCCATCTCTGTATGCTTTGAGGAAGGTGTAAATATTATCAGTACCAAATTAGTTTGTACGTGCGTTCTTGTGACTGCTACAATAGATTTGCAGATTGTGAGTCCACACCCAGTAACAATTACAGTTGTTGCGTCGCAGGCTCCAAATTCAGTCAAGGTTTACGATAGGGTCGAATTAGCTGATGTCATTTTTGAGAAGGTCTCCTAGTGCCTCTTTAACGAATTTATTGCTGTACAATCCAGGTACAGCTGGAAAGTATCAATGGATTTTCGTGAGGAAATCAGCTCGGCCATACTGCACTCAATGGCACTTGACGTAGCATAGGCCCACATGTAGCACCAGGGGGCCTGTAATTTATGGGCCAGTTTTGGAAATGCAAGGGACTTAGAACATACTTTGATTATACATTTGTGCCTTCTTATTTGTATGAAAAATGGTAAGCACAGCCACAGTCCACAGTCAGTAACGGTACACAAAAAAATGAGCGCCAGTAACGAAAggttatttatgtaaacaatgTACATGCcagtaaagaaaaattatctTTGAATGTACATTAATATGTTCGCTGCCATGGTCTGGTTGGACAATCCGATTCCACAGCCGAAGCTTTAAGAAAGGCAAATTGATGGTGTCACATACATGTGACACTGGGTTCTTGAAAGAAATCGGCATGTCGCACATTATGTGATGCGTGTTAGCAGACGTGACAACATTACTATCTATAGATACATACAGTCTGTTATTGCTATGTCCTTTAAATAACATTGAAAATGGTATGCAAAAGATCCTTtcgtttcattatattatatttataactTCGCAAAAGACAACTTTTCACTTTAACATTCTCATATCTCCAATTCTAACAGACACTTAAATGTTCTATTTCTtgtgattcaccctgtatagtgtaaatttataaaagaaaaaataagtgAGAAGTAAAAACCTCATTTTAACGTGAAAagtattttacaaatatttaatgGTTGATCTAACAAATACGTGTACTTAAAACTTCTTCTTTCAATTATATTATAGTCTGCTTGTAAAAATGATAAACACTATATCCGAAATCTTTGTACTGTTAAAGTTAAAAGTAACATATGAAATGTTAAACAGATAGGTCATGTTGGAGAGTTGCCACAAACTTTGATTCAAGATTTCGAAACGAACGAAGATTTCTTGAAGAAGGTTCACCATGTATTACTTGAAGTCGAAGTGATTAATGGAGATCTATTGTGTCCAGAATCTGGTAGAAAATTTCCTATTAACGATGGTATACCAAATATGCTGTTAAACGAAGATGAAGTTTAAACGTTCCAAATAAATGTAaatgttaatatacattgtttttttttataagtaTTAGATGTTCaaatgtatacaaaaatttatttatattccatatttttgttgtcatctagtaaatatagaatttcctacaatttaaaaatatacaatacaataaatataGTAAAAACTATGAAACTCTCTTATTAAACTGGTAAAATCTTTGAACAATGTAGGTCATTCATCAATTTTacattatataaatacatatatcaATGTCTAATACTTTATAGTTCATAATATCTGTAAAGTGTTACAGTACATACTAtatctattaaatttcattaataaattattGGGCAAGAAGAATGGTTATGGATGTCTTTATTGTACAGATATGTGTAAATAcaatgaaatacaatttttgtatcACTGCGACATTCTGTATACACCGTTTGCATTTACATCATGTTTATAGTGCTAATTGTGGATTGTTTTGTGTTCTGATTCATTTTTtagtatatttattatataatttaaaaaatttggaatgtTATAAGTACTTTGATCGAATAGTTTCTTTTTGACAATACATTACTATGACCATATAAAACAAGgaataatttgtaaaatatcTAAATATATAGATTTCCTTTTATACATTTGTATTGCGTAAAATCTGTTAAAAATAGTtttatttctgtaaataaaataatgtgTATGTAAGAGAAATTGCTTGGAACTTGAAATCTTAATTATGAAATAGGGTAACACTAttaatatttaacattattattcgaatatacagtgactatcttatgttaataaaataacaaaaaatccgTTTTGGATTAACGAATTTTGCTTGGTAAAATACATTTATTACTTTAATGGCAAAAAATGTAACTAACATCTATTACATACAACCTTCTATATTATCTATGTAATTTCTATGTGATATGAAAAAAAATGATgataaaaatctttttttcgTATTATACCgttgtaaaatagtattttggaATAAGACTTTGGATGGAAGAGTTTTGATAGAAACAAATTTGGCAATTTATATACTGACTGTTTGTCACTCCATAGCATTACATCCCATAGACAAACCTTAAACCGTtgcatatttaaacaattgagaGAGTGTTTtacattgaaatatttaattacaacGATAATCTAATCGAAgtattcattcattcattccaTTTTATGTTAACCTTCTGCATGTAATATCAGGCAATACTCAAAATATAGTCAAAATAGATTATTTTACCCCTTCTAGTTTTTAAGAGTCAAAAAGCTATAAAAATAGCTCCCAACTAATATTTCAGCCACAGCCCAtctgttattaattttttattcacaTATTAGGTTTCTTAAAGGCAGGATTATTCTGGATTaagctatgaaaatacttttGTACATTGATTTAACTATAGCACATATAAATATCAAGTTTCTTCCTTGTTTAGTTTATTACGTATTAGAAACTCTATTTTGGTTATGGCCTAAATTGTATGCAATAATCGACTGGGAGTTTGCATCATGGATATGCAAATTTGTATTCATATCGGTTCTACTTGctacaattaaaaattcatacAGTTTGTAAAATGTAAAAGCTTCCGAAATGTTTTCCGCAAAATCAAACCTTTTTTCACACGTACATCATGTTAAATGCTTAATAATATTGCATATATATAGGACCTAGGTACATACTATTAATTATAAATTCGTTAATTCGCGAACGAAATTGCAATCTTAAGGACTGTGTTAGTgctgaaatataaattataaaaagtgTTTGTGAAGTTGAATTTTTATATCTCATAAGTACCATCGaattaaagaaaagaaattttcaacaaatgttgtaatgttGTATTGAGTACAATATATGTAGTCCAAAGTTGTTGATAgcaaaacatatttaaaattaaGCAAAGATATCTTTATATGTGAAAATATATTATGAAACATGTTAACATTCTAACCAGCCTTAATATATTTCAACACTTCATTTCCTTAAGACAATCATTTGAGTTTGAATATAATGTAACAAACAAATACATTATAGCACAGATACTAAAATTAGTATTAATACTGATACAGAATTAATTACTACCATTACAAGAACTACCATTATGTTACATTGAATTAAAATAGTTAGTGAGATTTGATCTATATTTGCAAAGAAGTTTATCTATATTCTCTTGCTTAAATACGATATATAGACAATTCAATGACCAGTTAAacgtttttttaaattatttgtaaatatgtaaaaatttGGACACATTTAAGTACAATCAACGCTCACAAGATATGTCACAAATGGAAGCATACTTTCAAATTTATAACACATAGTATTCTATGATAATATGATatactttttaaattatataaagtGTATATGAGAATGCAAGTAAATTTGAACACTTCTTTGCACATCTTTTTGTAATTCATCTACAACCTTGTccatattattttaataaaaatcgtttttcttGCAGAAAATATGTTAACTAAATGttttaaaacataaaaatataatacaaggtgtatattaatttataataaagtAAACATAACAAGTATTACGTAATATAACTTCAATAGGTACACAAGCAACAAATAAAACATACAATATACTAATATTTATCTGAAGTAATAATATTCTTAGAAATGCATAATCATGTAACATATTGAAAGTTAACAAAGTAATATTTCAATTGATTAAAAATAATCAACTGTTCTCTTGAATTCATGGAATTACATTCAAATTGATGTGCacaaatgaaataattagcATATAAAAACACAATTAACATAAAAGTAaactataacaatatttttattttaacaaacatataaattaaaaaaaaaacagttacaTAAATTTCATTTACCACGACATTCTGTATTTATTGCATTCTTCTGAGAATAAATGGAACCTTGAGTTAACCCACGTAATGGACCTTTTCTCAATTGTGGATCTGGACCTTTAGCAGTATAATATTTCCCAGAAACCAAGCTTGTATCATGCCCATGTGTTATTATTTTGGTAAAGGTgtcatttgttaacaaatttGGATCTGGTCCTGACCATGGTGCATAGTCAGGGCTATAAAAGTTGCAAGAAAAAGTAATAGGTATAACTTTACAATTGAAAAgtacaaattgaaaaattttaattaatagaGGAAGACAAGTTTTGAACTTACAGAAGCAAATCATTATTAGCTCCTTTTGGTAAATCAGAATTTGGTCCAACGGGTTTTGTTAGATATGGAGATTTATATTCATTATCTTCTCTAGTGCTGGTTCCTCGAGAGACTCTAGAAATTTAGTTGCACATCAcatgtttaaattaatttaacgtgAAAATGTTATAATAGTATTCAAATTTAATTAGCATGCGAAAATGGGCCTTACTTTGGTATTTCTATCTTATTTTTGCATCGCTTAGATTTTTCCACTTCTGGATCCCTTGTTACTTTCTTAATTGGTGAAGCAGTTAATTTTATTGCTTCAGTTATTGGAGGGCTGTCTTCTTTTTCATTGCTTCTACTGCTGCAAATTTGTATATATGCTTACTTAGTGTATAGCTCACACTTATTATACCATAAGATGGTAATCAAAACTACTTAAAAAATGACGTTTTGAAAACAATGTCActtaatataataaattttccacATGGAATAGTTGCGCTTTTTTTAAAGTATATCAACAGTCTTTTCACATATTGTTCTGTTCTGTAGGTGCTCGTATTAAAAAGTATTCAGCTTTACCCATTTCTAATtataaaaacaaacaaaacacaGACAATGGTTGGAAAGAAAACAGAtttgagaaatttttaatttataaattaaaagTTCTAATAGATTCTCTTTCAATGTGACCACTGGCACTCAGGTTTACAGCATCCGATAATTAGCTTATGTACAATGTGTTAACATATCAATATACGTATAATTAAAAGATCATTGTAGTTTTACTACAAttgatattatatgtatatatttaaatttgaatttactTCTCACTGCTGGATGTACATGGGGGTTTTGTAGCTTCTTCCATAACCATAATGTCCAATATATGTATGGCTCTTTCTTCGTCATAATCAACACTATCCATAGCAAGCGCTATTACTCTTTCCGGTACAGCCTTATACTTCTCCATTAAACGAGCTTtcactaaaaattttaatacaacaGTTAATGAAATCTTAATACTTTTGTAAGTCATTTCATGCCATTGATTACTTTAATTGGTGTTAGCATTTTagacaaatattaaaaaatttacttttatttttctcttctaAACTTTTCATTCGTGGTGGTGGAGTAGGGGCAGCTTGTTGTTTGTTTTTTGCTgcctataaaataaaatttgaattaaGCCTGttacagaaattaaataaaatacaaaaaaagGTTTAGTGTATTACctgttcttcttctctctttcttgcTAATGATCTAGGAGCTGTAGGATTTCGCTTCTCATAGCCCAAATCAATCAATTTTTCTGAAGCTTTCTGGACATTATTATCACTTTGTTCCAAAATATCAAGCAACATAGTCTCTTCCACTTtgggaaatatatttttcaggtacCTGTAGAAACATTTTCAATGTATCAATTACTATAAGTATTCGATCTCCCATCAAGTACAAGTACAGACAAAATCTACAATACAAGATGAAATATTACATAATTgatcatctattaaccctttgcactaatATGTCAGGGCTGaggcgacatttaacaggtgtttacaaaattctggagtgcaaagggttaataaatcaaTATGTATGTAcgatcaattatttaaaaaaaatattagacaataCACTAGGAACAATAATTCAAATAGTATAAACGTATGTATATGTGGTTAATATTTTGGTAATTTCAGATCAAGAAAGTTACTGTATACTTACTACAGATAACTTAAAtgtactgaaattttcaaaatattcagacaataatattttttgaCTGCATAagaaatacatataaatattttcgatcATAATACACGTGCACATACTACCATGCTCGGATCATGTTTCCTTTGAATAAATGAGTTTTGTGTATTGTATACATATGTTACGATTGTGTGTTAGCATTTTTTACTTAAAATTTCAGTATGTATATAAATAGTActcaaatatttaatatttacccaaaattattgaaaataatttatatatggATCTGAATGTGTACATTTTGAGAAACTCATTTATTGTTACAAAGTTCCTTAAAATAATGTAGAGACgtgttaataaaaaatataagcttcaatgtgccactaaaaattgaacaaaaaataCATTGATGATATAAAACTGAAACCAACCTATCTACGATCTGTGTAAATCTTACACTATCCAACATGTGTTGTATTGTAAACCAGGAAGGAACTGAAATGAAAAATGAGTTCTAAATCACGCATAcagtatataaaataaaaactaactAAACATAACGTCTAGAGAATAAAAAAGAATCAGCAAAACAAATCAAAACAAACAGAAAATACAATAAGAAAAGTGTAATTGGCCTGTTCAagaatatttctttcaagaCTACTTAATATGGATTTACTTAATATGCATGATTCATATCTTCACAAAAGTTCACTAAATCAATAACACTATGAAGTTCTGCATTCCTTTATTACACGAACAGTTAAAATACTGCTGTTTTAAAAGTTTACTTAAAAAACTTTAAACACATTGCAGATAATGGTAAAAAGGTTTTACTTTTTCATGTAAATTatgcaaaaaatattcaattatatgaTTGATCTGCAATGTGCATTAGTACATGCTGTAACTACACAGTACTGAACATCTTATGTGTGTAGAAAATATATCAGACACTCAAAACAAAGTAGTACATTAGTAGCACTTTTTTCATCTGATATATTTCTCTGTGACTATCACAAGATACAATATCAACATCTAGCATCCATATTGGGTGAAACTGAAATTGTAAGAATGGGAAAAACCTAAGTTTCATTTTTGGGGAGTTGGGAGCTGGCCGAGCTCCCCGAGGCGGACTCAATGTTAGAGCTGCATGTATAGTGTGAGGTGGTAATCTCCATCTTGGTATTGCATAGTTTGAATGCACTCCCACAGGTGTGCATGGTCCTGGAGTACAAAGGGGATTCTTTTCCACTTGGAGAGCGCTGACAACCAAAGCTGCTCTGTTATGGTATCTGAAAGACATCAGCTACCACCTTAGCGCTATATCTGATATAGCACTGTTCAAACTTATCGATAATGGAAATAATATATAaccagtataaaaatataacataatatgcAATAAAGCTGTTCGTGCGACTTCTTAATATAATCTGTGATGAAGAGTACAAGAACTGTGATGAACAAGAGTTAGAGAGAAGATTAaccaaatattttataataatgataatatagaatatataatgGAGATTTAATTACAATGTGATTTTTTACTTCTTAAACTTACTTTTTTAGAAGAAGTCGAATGTGAGTGTCGGAAACTGTAGGAAACATGGCATTGATTTTGGCAACTTGTAGCTCGATATCTGAATTTTGTGTTAAACTTGTCTCCATGTTCTTTATTGGTGTTGGCGATGCTAACGTCATGTCTCCAAGTCGGTTTGTCATTGCGCtaactgatttcaatgataATGGAGTTTTTAGCTCCtacataaatttttttaattagtattaatctttttatcaattttttgttttgtatttaCATTTCTaatcaataatataatattaattggcAAGAATTTTATTCTACCATCACATAATTGTCTACCAAAGtgaataatattgaataaatttccgATTTAATTACCTACCTGTAGACTAGGAGGTAAAAATGCAAGTTGTGGATTAAGGTAGGGAGACGGTGTTGGATAGATTTGCGGAGCTCTGTGAGCTCCTGCATAACCTATGTGTCCACCACCTCCATTTCCTCCAGTCTATTATTGTGtatgatattttatattttatccgAATGCAGCATGTGCATATGATAAAAACACATATATTGGGAGTGCAATTACAAAGATTTTAAATCTGTGCATGTGCGCATGATATGTTTGTAAATATCCAAATGTTATGTATAAGTAAAAGTAAGCGTGTACATTTAAAGATAATTTTGCACAACAATTTAATGTACAGCAGGAATTTTTTTACTGACCTGCATAGGTATATCTTGGGAAGTTATAGTTGTAGCAGAACTCAGTGCCATTGAATTTTGTGATTGTATATACTGAGAATACTGCCAATACCTTACTCTCGGATCTTCCCATGTCGTCGTTCGATTAAAATGATTTATAAAATATCTGAAAATGTTTGATTGTATTGAAGTATAAAGTTATTAACAAACGTTAACATCTTTCTATACATCGCGTTGTGTACCATTTCTTTCGTACAAAGATTTTTATAATGATTATTTACGTATGCATAAACAgatctttaaacaatttaatattttatttatcgatATATGTAATTAATTTGTAGGTATCGCTAAAGTAAACTACAGTGTAAAGTAAGACACCGTTGCATAACATAAATTATTGCAACAAAGATATTTATCACTATAATTCTTTTACTATCAGTTCAATGAACAAACTAAAAGtagttttacaaaaatttacatACGGACGTCCACTTCTGATATCGTATCTACATTCCCAACCGGGTGGCAATTGACTCCTGTCAGTTTCTTCAGCCATCTTTGCGTATTTTGATAACTCGCAATATAATCCACCGATGCCACCGTAACGCAGTAAATACTAACCGTGACCAAATTTAATTATACCTATTTCGTATTTTGTACTATTGTCTTATTTTAAAGTAAAGGTACATCTGACgtttattttttatctaaaatatgtataaattaagtttttcatttttaatatcgATTAATcggtaaaaaaatttgtgttttCATACACACGTGTATTGAATAGAATATATTTAAAGTATAACAGTTGAAAAATCGGTACAAGGATTTGCATagtgtaattaaatttaaaaatcaattgtttatttttaaaatctaaATCTACATTTtccttaatttaataatattttgataaaaatataacgtatattaatattttcataagaataacattaaaaaacaataataataactcTTAGACATTAATTAATGTAagctatttaataataacttaaTTATTACACAAATTATAACTCCAAACTTACCATTACGTTGTACACATTATTATGGGGTCAATAAATAAATCGAAGCAAGatgttttaattaaatatacATTTGAGAAAGCATAAGAGCATTGTTACATACATTTAAGTAATAATTTATTGTGTTTCTCTGACATGTAAGTCAATAGAAActtcacattttttaaacttAATAACTTATCTATTTAATACTTCTAATATCTTTTCtatcaaaataaattattttttattttcatttgttaTATTAAGATTCCTACATATTTTCCTCTTTGAACATTgttctttttttaagaatttctatttatttttctcttggaTCTTTGTATATGTATTATACATTTGATGTAGCATTCCCAGAGTTAAACACCCTATAACTGTACCTTGAGCCGCAACTCTAAGCTGTACAATAAACATTGATGCTGGTAGTGTTGTCGTTCTCCATTTATAAATACCTATTCCACCTACAATTGTAAACCCTAACAAccctataaaataaaataaaatatatatcaaATTATGTCAAGTTATATCAaacatgtatacagggtgaatctGATAATATGACGATTGCAAATAACTTATAAGTTGTTTGTTatacaaaaatatgtttcaaataaaagttaCAAGGTTTTCTGGGAGACATACAGTGCTCTGATCTGTTTTTTATCactttgcttttttatcgagatattaGACCAGTTTTTTACATGgaatgtctaatatttttttctcaaatTCAGATAGACCACTAAATTCTACATTAAAAAAgtattcaccctgtataaattttttaatcaaacTTCATGCAATTACTCTAACAGTGAAATAACTCATTgtaatatatttgaaaaatttacgTTGCTTGCATTGAAAAATAGAATTGTATTGCTGTCTAAAGACTTTGAATTACTTGTCCCAAGGgtataaaaaagaaactgtttattgttttaaatattaattaattatgtaCCTGCTACAAGAAAGGGTTGCCTTTGTACAGTACTATACAATTTATCTGTTAGAGATAAACGATCTTCATTTTCTAATGTTTGTCTAAGAGCCTCTTCTGGAATCTCTACTTCTTTTGCATTTAGCCATTTAGGGGCACTCATTGTTTCTCTACAAaacataattaaaattttattgaaaagttTATTTGTCTTCAAGTAGAATAATATGGAAAGCTAATTATTGTTTGCATTAATGTATTTCAAAATAAGGAGTGTATATATTTTATCAACTACATATGACTGTATAATTGATCttattaaatacattttattaCTAATATATATAATTTGATTATATA
Protein-coding sequences here:
- the LOC143354942 gene encoding HIG1 domain family member 1C-like, yielding MSAPKWLNAKEVEIPEEALRQTLENEDRLSLTDKLYSTVQRQPFLVAGLLGFTIVGGIGIYKWRTTTLPASMFIVQLRVAAQGTVIGCLTLGMLHQMYNTYTKIQEKNK